Proteins co-encoded in one Accipiter gentilis chromosome 5, bAccGen1.1, whole genome shotgun sequence genomic window:
- the LOC126038388 gene encoding PHD finger protein 7-like — protein MPGCWAPAVHQCDLARLGRGASGGETPARAAEAEALQALTVAVHRVRHEAAGTRLEGASFSPASFFHERVGTPFSLRTPDGQSRRQARRLLCSFQRCFVCGEMGAAITCGEKGCDRSFHLPCASRGECVTQFFGLYRSFCWEHRPEQALKAKPGQNSTCIVCLGPVEDKKSYHTMACPACQQAWFHRSCIQKQAIHAGVCFCCLHCRNQDRFVMEMLAMGIRISKRQPSWESGQALGPVYQRHRRCNASKCLCPGGREQAEEEGPWQVLLCSSCAAKGTHRRCLYSSNSAITWECDCCAGLGTGKRQSTRGPLCCYGQCPS, from the exons atgccaggctgctgggctccGGCCGTGCATCAGTGCGACCTGGcgag GCTTGGCAGAGGAGCGTCCGGAGGAGAaaccccagccagagctgctgaggcGGAGGCTCTCCAAGCGCTCACCGTCGCTGTGCACCGGGTTCGCCATGAAGCGGCAGGAACCCGACTCGAGGGGGCAAG TTTCTCGCCAGCGAGCTTTTTCCACGAGAGAGTGGGAACGCCTTTCTCGCTGAGGACACCAGACGGGCAATCCAGGCGGCAAGCCAGAAG gctgctgtgctctttcCAGCGATGCTTCGTTTGCGGCGAGATGGGCGCCGCCATCACCTGCGGGGAGAAGGGGTGTGACCGCAGCTTCCATCTCCCCTGCGCCTCACGGGGCGAATGCGTCACCCAGTTCTTCGGGCTGTACAG GtccttctgctgggagcaccgcCCAGAGCAGGCCCTGAAGGCTAAGCCAGGGCAGAACAGCACCTGCATCGTCTGCCTGGGCCCCGTGGAGGACAAGAAGTCCTACCACACCATGGCGTGCCCAGCATGCCAACAGGCCTGGTTCCACCGGAGCTGCATCCAGAAGCAGGCGATCCACGCTGGcgtctgcttctgctgcttgcatTGCCGAAACCAAGATCGGTTTGTGATGGAGATGCTCGCCATGGGGATTCGAATCTCCAAGAG acAACCGTCATGGGAGAGCGGCCAGGCATTGGGACCGGTCTACCAGAGGCACAGACGCTGCAACGCCAGCAAGTGCCTTTGTccggggggcagggagcaggcagaggaagaggg gccctggcaagtgctcctgtgcagctcctgtgctgccaAAGGCACCCACCGACGCTGCCTCTACTCGAGCAACAGCGCGATCACCTGGGAGTGCGACTGCTGTGCTGGCCTGGGCACTggtaagaggcaaagcacccGGGGGCCCCTGTGCTGCTATGGCCAGTGTCCCAGCTAG